In one Candidatus Eremiobacterota bacterium genomic region, the following are encoded:
- a CDS encoding MerR family transcriptional regulator translates to MNLQDGHLTIEELSREVENLLRKRGIDRSLPDNRVSSVPDTRTIRYYTTLGLLDRPSQSGRHAHYGKRHVLQLMAVKALQALALPLSRIQEKLYGLSNDELEAMLTAVEEARKDEGPRPLPVISLQEIILEPGFKIVAEKGWEPPGDPSLLLQRFKAALAALKNASC, encoded by the coding sequence ATGAACCTGCAAGATGGACACCTCACCATAGAAGAGCTTTCAAGGGAAGTGGAGAACCTGCTGAGGAAAAGGGGCATTGACAGGAGCCTCCCCGACAACCGTGTCTCCTCGGTGCCCGATACAAGGACCATCAGGTACTATACCACGCTGGGCCTTCTTGACAGGCCTTCCCAGTCGGGCCGCCACGCCCATTACGGGAAACGCCATGTGCTCCAGCTCATGGCAGTCAAGGCTCTCCAGGCCCTCGCACTTCCCCTCTCCCGGATACAGGAAAAACTCTACGGGCTGAGCAATGATGAGCTGGAGGCCATGCTCACCGCCGTCGAGGAGGCCCGGAAGGATGAAGGTCCTCGGCCGCTCCCCGTCATCTCGCTCCAGGAGATTATCCTTGAGCCCGGCTTCAAGATCGTGGCGGAAAAAGGGTGGGAGCCCCCGGGCGACCCCTCACTGCTGCTTCAAAGGTTCAAAGCGGCCCTTGCCGCATTAAAAAATGCTTCTTGCTGA
- a CDS encoding VIT domain-containing protein, producing MAGTTKTELPLLELKGEPLKRALGMLTLSTPGGKVALPLASVDITACVTERIAEVTVTEVFRNTFTEHLEAVYIFPLAGGAAVTSFEMKVKDRVIKGVVKEREEARRDYQKALSDGKRAALLEKERDDVFTVQVGNVPPGEEISVKITYCEGLPYFEDGSTEIRLPLVVAPRYIPGAPLERDQVGRGVEDDTDVVPDASRITPPRLVPGMDPAVRLGIRVEFLPSSHKGEQGFADLVCSQHATRTSNDNGTITVELARESERLNRDFVLRWRLAGEKVTTRFITALSAQGERYGMISLVPPLREGFRGLARDVVFILDRSGSMEGIKMASAARACALLLATLEPRDRFAILAFDDKVEWMEQSAEGKVHCFVHADEDGQEKGNRFLRGIDSRGGTEIDRAVNDALSKISSRQESAALPLIVLLTDGQIGDESRVLKTIQKSLGSTRIFTVGIDTAVNEGFLKRLAGLGGGTAAFVAPGESLEKALRTIGREIGAPIVTDISIADEGAQADRASLAPFPVADLFAGKATCVYFTHKAVGALKVKGRHIDGSSFEETITPEELPLHALSSLWARSRIADLEDRFRIEPQRQQEIKREIIAISTGHSILSRFTAFIVVDESEIVNKDGSRRTVVQPVEMPDQWDMKLKQQSAPRGAGAPAPGFMASLSAAMPMITAAECFSPAMDECFEGAIAAEGMPGPMKSISRMAKTIGDIAAKGKSTSPVRNELVPKPEPMEKKPQMQRQKAPSIPFGQALEEYRKSVEEALQKLKKGQLPDGELMEKPRKALLEILGDYERAHELPELMKFLRTEAVELVASLSVPGVKPQSLAALFEKHYKALELILKNIGAKGTAPPDAAGAFWEETI from the coding sequence ATGGCTGGAACGACAAAGACAGAACTCCCTCTTCTCGAGCTGAAAGGCGAGCCCCTCAAGAGGGCCCTCGGGATGCTCACCCTCAGCACTCCCGGCGGCAAAGTGGCGCTTCCCCTTGCCTCGGTGGATATCACCGCATGCGTCACCGAGCGTATCGCCGAGGTGACGGTGACAGAGGTATTCAGGAATACCTTCACTGAGCACCTGGAGGCGGTCTACATCTTTCCCCTCGCAGGGGGCGCCGCCGTCACTTCCTTCGAGATGAAGGTGAAGGACAGGGTGATAAAGGGAGTCGTGAAGGAGCGCGAGGAGGCCCGCCGGGATTACCAGAAGGCCCTCAGTGACGGCAAGAGGGCCGCTCTGCTGGAAAAGGAGCGCGATGATGTGTTCACCGTGCAGGTGGGAAACGTGCCTCCCGGAGAGGAGATTTCCGTCAAGATCACCTACTGTGAGGGGCTCCCTTACTTTGAGGACGGCTCGACGGAAATCAGGCTGCCTCTCGTGGTGGCGCCCCGCTATATCCCCGGGGCGCCCCTGGAAAGGGATCAGGTGGGCCGGGGTGTTGAAGATGACACCGACGTGGTGCCTGACGCCTCCCGCATTACCCCGCCGCGCCTTGTCCCCGGGATGGATCCCGCCGTGCGCCTCGGCATCAGGGTGGAGTTCCTGCCATCTTCACACAAGGGAGAACAAGGCTTTGCCGACCTGGTGTGCTCACAGCACGCCACCAGGACGTCAAACGATAACGGCACCATCACCGTGGAACTCGCCCGCGAGAGCGAGCGCCTCAACAGGGACTTCGTGCTTCGCTGGCGCCTCGCCGGCGAAAAAGTCACCACCAGGTTCATCACGGCCCTGAGCGCTCAGGGAGAACGGTACGGCATGATCTCACTGGTTCCTCCTCTCAGGGAAGGCTTCAGGGGCCTTGCCCGTGATGTCGTATTCATCCTTGACCGCTCCGGCTCGATGGAAGGCATCAAGATGGCCTCGGCAGCGAGGGCCTGCGCGCTCCTGCTGGCAACCCTCGAGCCCAGGGACCGCTTTGCCATCCTGGCCTTTGACGACAAGGTGGAATGGATGGAGCAGTCAGCCGAGGGCAAGGTGCACTGCTTCGTCCATGCCGACGAGGATGGACAGGAGAAGGGGAACAGGTTCCTGCGCGGCATTGACAGCCGCGGAGGAACAGAGATTGACCGGGCGGTAAACGATGCCCTCTCGAAGATTTCATCGCGGCAGGAATCGGCGGCCCTGCCCCTTATCGTGCTCCTTACCGACGGGCAGATCGGCGATGAGTCCCGGGTCCTCAAGACCATCCAGAAGTCTCTCGGCAGCACGCGGATCTTCACGGTGGGCATTGATACCGCTGTCAACGAAGGCTTCCTGAAGAGGCTTGCCGGCCTTGGAGGAGGCACCGCCGCCTTTGTGGCGCCGGGAGAGTCGCTCGAGAAAGCCCTCAGGACCATAGGACGCGAAATCGGCGCTCCCATAGTAACTGACATCTCGATAGCCGACGAAGGTGCCCAGGCCGACAGGGCGTCGCTGGCACCTTTCCCCGTTGCCGATCTCTTTGCGGGGAAGGCAACCTGCGTCTATTTCACCCACAAGGCAGTGGGAGCGCTGAAAGTAAAGGGGCGCCATATCGACGGCTCTTCCTTTGAGGAGACCATAACCCCCGAGGAACTGCCCCTCCATGCCCTCTCTTCCCTCTGGGCGCGATCCCGCATTGCCGACCTGGAAGACCGATTCAGGATAGAGCCCCAGAGGCAGCAGGAGATAAAGAGGGAAATTATCGCCATATCTACAGGCCACAGCATCCTCTCTCGCTTCACGGCATTCATCGTCGTCGATGAGAGCGAGATCGTCAACAAGGATGGCTCGCGGCGAACGGTGGTGCAGCCCGTGGAAATGCCGGACCAGTGGGACATGAAGCTCAAGCAGCAAAGCGCGCCAAGGGGAGCAGGTGCCCCTGCTCCGGGCTTCATGGCAAGTCTCTCAGCAGCGATGCCGATGATAACGGCAGCTGAGTGCTTCTCCCCAGCGATGGATGAGTGCTTTGAGGGTGCGATAGCCGCTGAAGGAATGCCCGGTCCTATGAAATCAATCTCAAGGATGGCGAAGACAATAGGAGATATCGCCGCAAAAGGCAAGTCCACGAGCCCTGTCAGGAATGAACTCGTGCCGAAGCCCGAGCCCATGGAGAAGAAACCGCAGATGCAAAGGCAGAAGGCCCCCTCCATCCCCTTCGGCCAGGCCCTCGAGGAGTACAGGAAATCGGTCGAGGAGGCCCTCCAAAAGCTTAAAAAAGGACAGCTCCCCGACGGCGAGCTCATGGAAAAGCCCCGCAAGGCTCTCCTGGAAATCCTTGGGGACTACGAGAGAGCCCATGAGCTTCCCGAGCTTATGAAGTTCCTGCGCACCGAGGCCGTGGAGCTCGTGGCCTCGCTTTCCGTGCCGGGTGTGAAGCCCCAGTCGCTTGCGGCCCTCTTTGAAAAGCATTACAAGGCTCTCGAGCTTATCCTGAAAAATATCGGCGCCAAAGGCACTGCACCACCTGATGCCGCAGGCGCCTTCTGGGAGGAAACCATATAG
- a CDS encoding CHAT domain-containing tetratricopeptide repeat protein translates to MVKRVFLEGIILFLILAGMAPLQAGEPAGGLEKGILCLKKSQYAECRRELDGAIRIARGKKDRAAEAKALLWRARLSFELCLYDSLFRDASDAERIFTAMGNSEGIASGRILTAWYYLSKDRRAEAWKVLEEVSGLKDSSPENAADYYLLRGRLLIAREAYDMAGKNFEEASKRAAACGDRERSLLAALGAARLASAEKKFEKAHQACTTAMDDARESGRPYLAALLLQAQAEVSRAENRTDEAMVDFFSAAVMFENLGNKGKAAQVNLQLADLFQGLSRWDKATLYGRKALSLYQSSHDYYGTLISCYALISQIYTTEDKSGLEPLLAQMREASARCTDPRDRAWEKQLEGNFTAYLKNDRIASLSLYKESVDLYRACGDKRGLLKSLMAEAGVLSFLARYNQAIKLYREALALSTSLPPLPEGDDREFFHFQSPGAISAKIGDTLLMQSMYRDALEYYDKAIAFNEGDTHTFDRIQNRFGAIIVSIATYDLERAEKDIRTSLSEIKTLTKPPQRAVSYYLISTALSMSRSSQGIKGYSRFTSMKESVSGELMKKIFSDPLLREQVLSGYRDWIAYAHEKKSKLDEGMAHLFLGFFYFSGGRNDEAITYYGKARELFMQGGAPMWEQMGYIYMSQLYMEEGKKREALRLLKEAVSSKGPGLQPDMKMSFLCTMAALARDIEGPEKALHYYREALDEAKKQQNPRLVPHILVGMSNKYHEMGNYQESSRCSNEALSLLKESGSRMIAALASFYLGRDAEALGRDEEAIAFYRRAMDGFRAIGSIYDERDTVLKLGGLLEKKGSASEALALYREMIKELSDMTRRDLTGQKAGRGDAQVKELFERTLAILIKNGKYDEALSCFNLSATFDVAGNIDLVKFSKNDEKLKKLLERMQSLGSAMKTIQSDLENVDDKKRTDFLSGILAKTRQEFFAVINEIREKNPDYEQFLSMQGADLAALQPIIPQDTLLLQYYPAREALYIFLVDRARFSIRKVEVPREQLYSLVRQFREELFSRRHGAFPGKSRAHLYRYLLAPVKDEIAKKKQLEVIPGGLLWYIPFEVLGDEGKPSLIEEISVGYLYSSDITKLFGASKGASVSPSSLLAFGAPAGSDVPSSLQEVQDIGKIFSSSRIYHGSEATKERFTREAPSASIIHLATHSSLNRDDINKSYIQFSGGEGKLYLGDIYGLQVPGASIVVLSSCESALGDENPGREYASLASAFAIAGSPSVIASLWRVEDKGTALLFREFYSGLKEGLGRSEALRRAKISLMGKKDTASPFYWAGFILLGDWR, encoded by the coding sequence ATGGTGAAAAGAGTCTTTCTTGAGGGAATAATTCTCTTTCTCATCTTGGCGGGAATGGCTCCTCTGCAGGCAGGAGAGCCGGCAGGGGGCCTTGAGAAGGGCATTCTCTGCCTTAAAAAGAGCCAGTACGCCGAATGCCGGAGAGAGCTTGATGGGGCGATCAGGATCGCCAGGGGAAAAAAGGACAGAGCGGCAGAGGCGAAAGCGCTTCTCTGGCGTGCCCGCCTTTCCTTCGAGCTCTGCCTTTATGACAGCCTCTTCCGGGATGCCTCCGACGCAGAGCGGATCTTCACCGCCATGGGAAACAGCGAGGGAATTGCTTCCGGCCGTATCCTCACCGCATGGTATTATCTTTCAAAAGACAGGCGCGCAGAGGCCTGGAAAGTCCTTGAGGAGGTCTCCGGGCTGAAAGACAGCTCGCCTGAGAATGCGGCGGATTATTATCTCCTGAGAGGAAGGCTTTTAATCGCGCGCGAGGCTTACGACATGGCGGGGAAGAACTTTGAAGAGGCGTCGAAGCGAGCCGCGGCCTGCGGCGACAGGGAGCGCTCTCTGCTGGCGGCATTGGGAGCCGCGCGGCTTGCCTCTGCTGAAAAAAAATTTGAAAAGGCTCATCAGGCCTGCACCACAGCAATGGACGATGCCAGAGAGTCAGGGAGGCCGTATCTTGCGGCGCTGCTTCTCCAGGCACAGGCCGAGGTGAGCCGGGCGGAAAACCGCACCGACGAGGCCATGGTAGATTTCTTCTCTGCTGCGGTCATGTTTGAGAATCTCGGGAATAAAGGCAAGGCAGCCCAGGTAAACCTCCAGCTTGCCGATCTCTTCCAGGGCCTCAGCAGGTGGGATAAGGCTACACTTTACGGCAGAAAGGCCCTCTCGCTTTACCAGTCATCCCACGATTACTATGGCACGCTCATCTCATGCTATGCTCTTATCTCACAGATTTACACGACGGAGGATAAATCCGGTTTAGAGCCCCTGCTTGCTCAGATGAGAGAGGCCTCCGCCAGGTGCACAGATCCCCGGGACAGGGCCTGGGAAAAGCAGCTCGAGGGGAATTTCACTGCCTACCTCAAGAATGACAGAATTGCATCACTCTCCCTTTATAAGGAGAGCGTTGATCTCTACAGGGCATGCGGCGATAAAAGAGGCCTTCTCAAGAGCCTCATGGCAGAGGCAGGCGTCCTGAGTTTCCTTGCACGTTACAATCAAGCGATAAAGCTTTACCGGGAGGCGCTTGCTCTTTCTACATCGCTTCCTCCCCTGCCGGAGGGCGATGACAGGGAGTTTTTCCATTTCCAGAGCCCCGGTGCGATAAGTGCGAAGATAGGTGACACCCTTCTCATGCAGTCAATGTACCGGGACGCCCTGGAGTATTATGACAAAGCCATTGCCTTCAACGAAGGCGATACCCATACCTTTGACAGGATTCAGAACCGTTTCGGCGCCATTATCGTGTCTATCGCCACCTATGATCTGGAGCGGGCAGAGAAAGATATCAGGACATCACTCAGTGAGATCAAGACTCTCACAAAGCCCCCCCAGAGAGCTGTCTCATATTATCTCATCTCAACCGCTCTGTCCATGTCCAGAAGCTCCCAGGGGATAAAAGGTTATTCCCGCTTCACCTCGATGAAGGAATCGGTGAGCGGGGAGCTCATGAAAAAGATCTTTTCCGATCCTCTTCTTCGCGAGCAGGTGCTCAGCGGCTACAGGGACTGGATTGCCTATGCCCACGAGAAGAAAAGCAAGCTGGATGAAGGGATGGCCCACCTTTTCCTCGGTTTTTTCTATTTTTCAGGGGGGAGGAATGATGAAGCCATCACCTATTATGGAAAAGCCAGGGAGCTCTTCATGCAGGGAGGCGCCCCCATGTGGGAGCAGATGGGCTATATTTACATGTCCCAGCTCTACATGGAAGAAGGGAAGAAGAGAGAAGCCCTGAGGCTCCTGAAAGAGGCGGTAAGCTCCAAGGGACCAGGCCTGCAGCCTGACATGAAAATGAGTTTTCTTTGCACAATGGCCGCGCTGGCGCGGGACATCGAGGGGCCGGAGAAAGCCCTCCATTATTACCGTGAAGCCCTCGACGAGGCGAAGAAACAGCAGAATCCAAGGCTTGTCCCCCATATCCTGGTGGGGATGAGCAATAAATACCACGAGATGGGGAATTACCAGGAATCGAGCAGGTGCAGTAATGAAGCGCTCTCTTTGCTGAAAGAATCGGGGAGCAGGATGATTGCCGCGCTTGCCAGCTTTTACCTGGGGAGAGATGCCGAGGCGCTTGGCAGGGATGAAGAGGCCATTGCCTTTTACCGGCGGGCAATGGATGGCTTCAGAGCGATCGGGAGCATTTACGACGAGAGAGATACGGTGCTGAAGCTCGGCGGTCTCCTCGAAAAAAAGGGGAGCGCGAGTGAAGCGCTTGCCCTTTACCGGGAGATGATAAAAGAACTCTCTGACATGACCCGGCGTGACCTGACAGGGCAGAAGGCAGGCAGGGGAGATGCCCAGGTAAAGGAGCTTTTTGAGAGGACTCTCGCGATTCTGATAAAGAACGGCAAATATGATGAAGCATTAAGCTGTTTTAACCTCTCGGCAACTTTTGACGTTGCCGGTAATATTGACCTTGTGAAGTTCTCTAAAAATGATGAAAAACTCAAGAAACTGCTGGAAAGGATGCAATCGCTGGGCTCCGCGATGAAGACCATCCAGAGTGATCTTGAAAATGTAGATGATAAGAAACGGACTGATTTTCTCTCGGGAATTCTCGCGAAGACCCGCCAGGAGTTCTTTGCCGTGATCAACGAGATCAGGGAGAAAAACCCTGACTATGAGCAGTTTCTCTCCATGCAGGGAGCCGATCTCGCGGCGCTGCAGCCCATCATTCCCCAGGATACACTCCTTCTCCAGTATTACCCGGCCAGGGAGGCCCTCTATATTTTCCTCGTGGACAGGGCCCGCTTTTCCATAAGAAAAGTGGAAGTGCCCCGTGAGCAGCTTTATTCACTCGTGAGGCAGTTCAGGGAGGAACTCTTCTCGCGCCGTCACGGTGCCTTCCCGGGGAAGAGCCGTGCTCACCTTTACCGTTATCTCCTTGCGCCTGTGAAGGATGAGATAGCAAAGAAGAAACAGCTTGAAGTGATCCCCGGCGGCCTCCTATGGTACATTCCCTTTGAAGTGCTTGGCGATGAGGGAAAACCGAGTCTCATCGAGGAAATTTCGGTAGGATACCTCTATTCTTCAGATATAACAAAGCTTTTTGGCGCATCAAAAGGAGCATCTGTTTCACCTTCAAGCCTCCTCGCCTTTGGGGCTCCCGCTGGATCTGATGTGCCCTCGTCACTCCAGGAGGTGCAGGATATCGGAAAGATTTTCAGCTCTTCCAGGATCTACCATGGCAGCGAGGCAACAAAGGAGCGCTTCACAAGGGAGGCACCCTCGGCTTCGATTATACACCTTGCCACTCACAGCAGCCTCAACAGAGATGATATCAATAAGTCATATATCCAGTTCTCAGGAGGCGAGGGAAAGCTCTACCTCGGAGACATATATGGGCTCCAGGTTCCCGGGGCGTCAATAGTGGTCCTCAGTTCGTGCGAGAGCGCCCTGG